The Camelina sativa cultivar DH55 chromosome 14, Cs, whole genome shotgun sequence genome includes a window with the following:
- the LOC104739724 gene encoding pentatricopeptide repeat-containing protein At1g10910, chloroplastic isoform X1 has protein sequence METPVLGFELRCPHLFFNTHCSRSSSSLSLPAVSLRILTSAAATTAVESPATVTEAPRSKRHSTAYLTRKSAISKVQRSSDFLSSLQRLARVLKVQDLNVILRDFGISGRLQDLIQLFEWMQQRGKISVSTYSSCIKFVGAKNVSKALEIYNSIPDESTKINVFICNSILSCLVKNGKLDSCIKLFDQMKRDGLQPDVVTYNTLLAGCIKVKNGYHKAMELVGELPHNGIQMDSVMYGTVLAVCASNGRCEEAENFIRQMKAEGHSPNIYHYSSLLNSYSWKGDYKKADELMAEMKSIGLVPNKVMMTTLLKVYIKGGLFDRSRELLSELESAGYAENEMPYCMLMDGLSKAGKLEEARSIFDDMKGKGVKSDGYANSIMISALCRSKRFEEANELSRNSETTYAKCDLVMLNTMLCAYCRAGDMESVMRMMKKMDEQAVSPDYNTFHILIKYFIKEKLYLLAYQTILDMDSKGHRLEEELCSSLIYHLGKIRAQSEAFSVYNMLRYSKRTICKELHEKILHTLIQGNLLKDAYVVVKDNAKMISQPTLKKFGRAFMISGNINLVNDVLKVLHGSGHKIDQVQFEIAISRYISQSEKKELLLQLLQWMPGQGYIVDFTTRNLILKNSHLFGRLIIAEILSKHHVASRPITKSRSKPKFRGS, from the exons atggagaCGCCAGTTCTGGGATTCGAACTACGATGTCctcatctcttcttcaacaCTCACTGCTCtcgttcctcttcctctctctcccttccCGCCGTATCCTTACGAATCCTCACTTCCGCGGCGGCAACAACCGCCGTTGAATCACCGGCGACCGTAACAGAAGCTCCTCGTTCGAAACGTCATTCCACTGCCTACCTGACGAGAAAATCCGCCATCTCTAAAGTCCAACGCTCCTCCGATTTTCTCTCCTCTCTGCAGAG ATTAGCAAGAGTTTTGAAGGTTCAAGACTTGAATGTGATTTTGCGTGATTTCGGAATCTCCGGAAGATTGCAGGATCTTATACAG CTCTTTGAATGGATGCAACAACGTGGAAAGATTAGTGTTTCAACTTACAGCAGTTGCATCAAGTTTGTGGGGGCTAAAAATGTTTCCAAGGCGCTGGAGATATACAACAGCATTCCAGACGAGTCAACCAAAATCAATGTCTTTATATGTAATTCTATTCTTAGTTGTCTGGTCAAGAATGGAAAGCTTGACAGCTGCATCAAATTGTTTGATCAGATGAAGCGTGATGGTCTGCAACCAGATGTGGTTACGTATAACACG CTGCTTGCAGGTTGTATCAAGGTTAAAAATGGATACCATAAGGCTATGGAACTCGTTGGAGAGCTGCCACACAATGGAATACAAATGGATAGTGTGATGTATGGGACTGTCCTGGCCGTTTGTGCTTCAAACGGTCGATGTGAAGAAGCTGAAAACTTTATCCGGCAGATGAAAGCTGAAGGTCATTCGCCAAACATATATCATTACAGCTCCTTGCTCAATTCTTATTCTTGGAAAGGAGATTACAAGAAAGCTGATGAGCTGATGGCTGAGATGAAATCAATAGGATTAGTGCCTAACAAG GTGATGATGACAACTTTACTAAAGGTTTATATCAAAGGAGGGTTGTTTGATAGATCAAGAGAATTACTCTCTGAACTTGAATCTGCAGGGTACGCCGAGAATGAG aTGCCATATTGTATGCTGATGGATGGTCTTTCAAAGGCGGGAAAATTAGAAGAAGCGAGGTCAATCTTTGATGATATGAAAGGGAAAGGTGTTAAATCTG ATGGCTATGCTAACAGCATCATGATATCTGCTTTATGTCGAAGTAAGCGTTTCGAGGAGGCAAACGAACTGTCAAGGAACTCTGAAACCACTTATGCAAAATGCGACTTGGTAATGTTAAACACAATGCTCTGTGCCTATTGCAGAGCAGGAGATATGGAAAGTGTTATGCGAATGATGAAGAAAATGGATGAGCAAGCCGTTAGTCCTGACTACAATACTTTCCATATCTTGATCAAATATTTCATCAAGGAGAAGTTGTACCTGCTTGCGTACCAAACCATACTTGATATGGACAGCAAAGGCCACCGTCTTGAGGAG GAACTTTGTTCATCCCTGATTTACCATCTTGGCAAGATTAGAGCTCAGTCGGAAGCATTCTCGGTCTACAATATGTTGCGATATAGCAAAAGAACTATCTGCAAAGAGCTGCATGAGAAAATTCTTCACACTCTAATCCAAGGAAATCTCCTTAAAGACGCATATGTTGTAGTGAAG GACAATGCAAAGATGATCTCACAGCCTACTTTAAAGAAATTTGGCAGAGCTTTTATGATCTCGGGAAATATTAACTTAGTGAACGATGTTCTGAAGGTCTTACATGGTTCTGGCCACAAAATTGATCAG gttcaGTTTGAGATTGCGATTTCTCGATACATTTCACAGTCCGAGAAAAAAGAATTGCTTCTTCAACTCCTACAATGGATGCCTGGTCAAGGATACATTGTTGACTTCACCACAAGAAACCTCATTCTCAAGAATTCTCATTTGTTTGGTCGGCTAATCATCGCAGAGATTTTGTCAAAGCATCATGTAGCTTCAAGGCCGATAACTAAATCTCGATCTAAGCCGAAATTTAGAGGTTCTTAA
- the LOC104739724 gene encoding pentatricopeptide repeat-containing protein At1g10910, chloroplastic isoform X2: protein MQQRGKISVSTYSSCIKFVGAKNVSKALEIYNSIPDESTKINVFICNSILSCLVKNGKLDSCIKLFDQMKRDGLQPDVVTYNTLLAGCIKVKNGYHKAMELVGELPHNGIQMDSVMYGTVLAVCASNGRCEEAENFIRQMKAEGHSPNIYHYSSLLNSYSWKGDYKKADELMAEMKSIGLVPNKVMMTTLLKVYIKGGLFDRSRELLSELESAGYAENEMPYCMLMDGLSKAGKLEEARSIFDDMKGKGVKSDGYANSIMISALCRSKRFEEANELSRNSETTYAKCDLVMLNTMLCAYCRAGDMESVMRMMKKMDEQAVSPDYNTFHILIKYFIKEKLYLLAYQTILDMDSKGHRLEEELCSSLIYHLGKIRAQSEAFSVYNMLRYSKRTICKELHEKILHTLIQGNLLKDAYVVVKDNAKMISQPTLKKFGRAFMISGNINLVNDVLKVLHGSGHKIDQVQFEIAISRYISQSEKKELLLQLLQWMPGQGYIVDFTTRNLILKNSHLFGRLIIAEILSKHHVASRPITKSRSKPKFRGS, encoded by the exons ATGCAACAACGTGGAAAGATTAGTGTTTCAACTTACAGCAGTTGCATCAAGTTTGTGGGGGCTAAAAATGTTTCCAAGGCGCTGGAGATATACAACAGCATTCCAGACGAGTCAACCAAAATCAATGTCTTTATATGTAATTCTATTCTTAGTTGTCTGGTCAAGAATGGAAAGCTTGACAGCTGCATCAAATTGTTTGATCAGATGAAGCGTGATGGTCTGCAACCAGATGTGGTTACGTATAACACG CTGCTTGCAGGTTGTATCAAGGTTAAAAATGGATACCATAAGGCTATGGAACTCGTTGGAGAGCTGCCACACAATGGAATACAAATGGATAGTGTGATGTATGGGACTGTCCTGGCCGTTTGTGCTTCAAACGGTCGATGTGAAGAAGCTGAAAACTTTATCCGGCAGATGAAAGCTGAAGGTCATTCGCCAAACATATATCATTACAGCTCCTTGCTCAATTCTTATTCTTGGAAAGGAGATTACAAGAAAGCTGATGAGCTGATGGCTGAGATGAAATCAATAGGATTAGTGCCTAACAAG GTGATGATGACAACTTTACTAAAGGTTTATATCAAAGGAGGGTTGTTTGATAGATCAAGAGAATTACTCTCTGAACTTGAATCTGCAGGGTACGCCGAGAATGAG aTGCCATATTGTATGCTGATGGATGGTCTTTCAAAGGCGGGAAAATTAGAAGAAGCGAGGTCAATCTTTGATGATATGAAAGGGAAAGGTGTTAAATCTG ATGGCTATGCTAACAGCATCATGATATCTGCTTTATGTCGAAGTAAGCGTTTCGAGGAGGCAAACGAACTGTCAAGGAACTCTGAAACCACTTATGCAAAATGCGACTTGGTAATGTTAAACACAATGCTCTGTGCCTATTGCAGAGCAGGAGATATGGAAAGTGTTATGCGAATGATGAAGAAAATGGATGAGCAAGCCGTTAGTCCTGACTACAATACTTTCCATATCTTGATCAAATATTTCATCAAGGAGAAGTTGTACCTGCTTGCGTACCAAACCATACTTGATATGGACAGCAAAGGCCACCGTCTTGAGGAG GAACTTTGTTCATCCCTGATTTACCATCTTGGCAAGATTAGAGCTCAGTCGGAAGCATTCTCGGTCTACAATATGTTGCGATATAGCAAAAGAACTATCTGCAAAGAGCTGCATGAGAAAATTCTTCACACTCTAATCCAAGGAAATCTCCTTAAAGACGCATATGTTGTAGTGAAG GACAATGCAAAGATGATCTCACAGCCTACTTTAAAGAAATTTGGCAGAGCTTTTATGATCTCGGGAAATATTAACTTAGTGAACGATGTTCTGAAGGTCTTACATGGTTCTGGCCACAAAATTGATCAG gttcaGTTTGAGATTGCGATTTCTCGATACATTTCACAGTCCGAGAAAAAAGAATTGCTTCTTCAACTCCTACAATGGATGCCTGGTCAAGGATACATTGTTGACTTCACCACAAGAAACCTCATTCTCAAGAATTCTCATTTGTTTGGTCGGCTAATCATCGCAGAGATTTTGTCAAAGCATCATGTAGCTTCAAGGCCGATAACTAAATCTCGATCTAAGCCGAAATTTAGAGGTTCTTAA